Genomic segment of Pelmatolapia mariae isolate MD_Pm_ZW linkage group LG6, Pm_UMD_F_2, whole genome shotgun sequence:
GCAGTGCAGAGATCCTGTAGGCTTAGTGAACATTCATCCCTGCAGTCTGGGTCAGGAGACTGTAGTGTTCATGGCTGATTAGTATCAGAGAGGGATTTTATCACGAGGCAGATATTTGTGCTATGAGTCACAATTGATCTTTTGCtgttactgattatttgtaaaGCTCCTCATTGCATACAAAGTCAAAACGGCCTTTAATGTTTACTGCAATTTAATATTTGCAAGCCAATAATTACTgctgctttaacctcctaggacctggcgtccacatatgtggacatcacattttgggttatttagaccaaaatactgaattttgctctacaagggcctgatatccacttatgaggacattatactgctactgttctatcaaaattttgttttgatagaaaaaaacctttgtttttacattcatcgggccccagtttgaccaaatatcaaagagaaattaaaaatgcatgcagtggaagagttcgggtcttaggaggttaaagcttATAGTGCCATGCACTGATTTCATTTGTAATTTCTTGTAATGcccttttatatatataaatgagtCAATATACTTTTGGATATATATCATCAAGATGAGAAAATAAGATAatggttcttttcttcaaccagAAACTCGGAGTTGAACCAAAGTAAAAGCACGAGTACTTTCATTTTGTTGGTATTCCTTCCTCCTGACTGTAACAATGACAGAATAGGCTATGTGTGATAAGCTTCCTGAAAGATGTTGCAGCAGATTGTATTAAAAGGCCACAGAGGTCagagtgttgttttgctttctttgtgGATTTTGTCAGGAATTTAAATGGCCTGAGCTTCGCTACTGTTGAGTTTTACATCAATATGAGATGTTCATTTGTCAGAAAATAAACCCTCATCGCTACACTGACCCTGGGACACTTTAGCACATCCAcccaaatcacacacacacacacacacacacacacacaagcatacatGCAAGatcataaaaaatgaaataatgctGTGCAAAGGGCTTAGAGGATAATCCAAGCGAGTGGAGTGTACTACATCGTCACAGGAATTAAATTTCCTCTTCATCCAAAAAAGGACATGGCAGCAAGGTTAGGTCAGTGTATGACACAAAGGGATATCGCAACAAATCTGCTCTCTTTACGTTTCCTACCCCacacatctttttttctgtatctaCTCATCTTTCTTGTCCTTTTCATTCTCCTTCAGTTGTATTAGTTTAAGTGGCATTTTAGTGTATCCTAATCTGTCAGCATCAGATGGGTGGTATTTTTGTGTTACCTTCAGAAAAAGCATCATCCTCTGGCAACGTGTTGATTGCATGTCTCTAAGTGTAAATATCCTATAGTGACACTTAAAGTTAGTTCCCTTGTCAGGTTAGTGGAGGCATGGAAGCCCTGTAGCGACATGTTCATGATGGAGATAAACATCAATTGTGACAGATAACAAGCTATGATATACCAATCTGACTTCACACAAGCCACACACATGCTCAACCGCTGTCATACACAGGCTTAATGAAGTCTTTATGGCCTGGTTAATGGCTATTTGGTGCATGCATTTCACTCCGGGCTAAGTTCACAACAGTTATGCCACAGTTGGCAAACTACCAGGCCCTGTGCACTCACAACATTTTCCAGTTAAGGATTTGTGAGGCATTAATGTGGCGTGGCTTTTGCAGACATCATATGGGTTTCAGGTTACATCAAGATTGAAATCTCTCATAGAGCTACAGTTTGCGCTGAGCCTTAAAATAGAAACAGAATTATGATCCAAATCAAagttgtgtgtgtctttataaTAATCCAGCGCAATCCATAGAGATTGCAAAATGGCTAAAGAGAGCATGCTTGATACTGTACAGTAGTTTCTGAGGTCACCATGGCTCTACTGTGGATCTTAAAATGCATTCACTGGCCATTTAGTGCTTTAATTTCAGGTGTCTCTGGAGGCAGACATTGTTAGTATTACACTGGGTTTTACAGATAATCAGTGCCACAAAAAAGTTAAAAGCCAcatgcaaactgcacacagaaatGCCTCGGCCAGATTAcgtcaaactcaggaccttcttgctgtggggcaacagtgctaaccaccgtgccaccatgctgccctGATGACACCAATAGGTCACTtgtcagattttattttatgtattctttattgatccccatggggaaattcctctctgcatttatccCATTCACTCTGTGAAGCAGTGGACAGCCACTGGGCACcgggggagcagtgtgtagggatggtaccttgctcaggggtacctcagggtagccattcagtggattcaaacccccgaccttccgatcaccactctacctactaagctatccctgccctgctCAAAAGCAACCAAATGTTGTGACTTGTAAACTGAAGTTCATATCTAAAGATCTGTGTACTACCTCTTTGAAGTTGTAAAGTTTTTAATTGCATATTGTTAGGTAAACATATAATAATCCAATTGGCATAAATGACTCATCATTTGGtaacaaaaacagttaaaatccTCGCTATAAAAGTTGAGTTTGCTCTGTGTAAATTGTTTCTATTTCTCTTGTAATTTCAAGCTTATATTGCAAAGTCAGGTAGATATTTCACCTTGAGGAATTTGTCCTTTAGCATCTGAGAGCTCTGTGCCACTCAGCACTTTTTCCCCCGGACTCCAGAAATCATTATCAGCCACTGTGGGgtatttaaacagcagccaagTTGGTACTTTGATTTTTCGTCCTCCTCATCATCCTTAGTTCCCCACGATCTCTCAGAGATGGATGCGAATGGAGCAAAGATTTAGAGGTAATTCATCATTTAATAGGTTTATTCATCATTGTGTGGCAACAGTTGCAATGCTACAACTCAAATTTGTGCGTGGATCATTTGAGCTGGAAAGATTCATATAACACCTGTGTTTTTTCTCAGTTTGTCCTGAGTCAGCCCACATTTCtcttgaaatgaaaaaaaaaaatcaataatgcTGTAAATTTTGCAGCAGTCAGAATAAGCATGAGTATCTCAGTTTTCTCAATCAAACAAGTGCATTCCAATTCCAAACTAACCTGCAAATCTCATTTTAGAAAATGTCTGcgtttacagagaaaaaaacacctctacGCTATAACAAACTGTAACACTAAACCCTGAAATGCTACACTTTTCATCCTTAAGTATGTCTGGGCACATGGATGTATATTTGTTTATCTATATATGTTGAGATATTTATTTGATTACAATATTTCACACTGTTCAACCTTCACCATCTGTATAGGAAGCATCTCAATATGCCCCCCAAAAAGTAGCACTGATAGTATATAAATTTAATGGTAATAAATCTTAAGtataaaacagaagaaactggtaaatattaaaacaaattttCTGCAATATCAACAAATAGTCTGATACAGAAAAAGAGTTATGAGTTTTGACTCTATTTAGCCTACATTGCTTTTTGACTTATACGTAGCTTGGCCGAAGTTTCAAATAATTAGGTCACTGTATGTacaagtaatccctgtgagctaaaagctcaggcttcagactgtTTTAAATGCTTGAGAGGGAATATCCTTAATATGGCCATCCTGGGCACTCAGCTGTGAAGAGATGAGTTTGTTATCCAAACTTTCTCTTTATGAGAGGCAACAATTATGAGAAAGTTGGCTCAAAGCTAAGTTGACCTTAAGGGAAGACAaggacaaaaaaacagctaattCCATATGGAGTAGAGAGAAGCATCAAGACCCAGTATGAGATAAATAGGTATTATTTTCAATGTTAAATCATGCAAAGCAATTAGAGAGAATAAAAGTACGGAGTTTTGGAGCTCCAGAGTCTTCAAAGTATGGACATTGATTTAGTAACTTAGTGACTAAGGTGTggaaaacatgtaaacactTGAATATATATTAGCCTATTTTTTATATATGCTCATAATAAGTGCAATAAGTAAGACGGTATGTTTGGTAGTTCAACTTATTTTGATATAGTGTCTCCTTCTGATGAACCTGCCACTCATTTAGGTGTATAAATCAGTTTATTTCAGCTTGCtatatgttttatgtttaaaagACAAGCAAGGGCAGCATCATCCACTTGACTTTAAGGGGGTGTGTGCATGGAAAAACTAGGTGTTAAATAGAAGATTAATATATATGATCACATCACAAGGCACAAATAAACCTACCATTCATGCCATTATAGATGCTCCGATGATGTGGTGACAGCTCATCTCCAGCCGGCCTCCTTTGCCCTTCTCTCACTGGGCTGCCAAACTTCACATGGTCAGGGCTCATGCTGTACTGGTGCCTGTGAGTTTCCGGGCTGCCCCCCTGGATGAAACAGCCCTTTTCATGGTGCTCTCCAGTCCCCAAATGTGCCTGCCGGGGCTCTGGGCTTCCGCATCCTGTACTACTGATGCTGCTCCTGTTGTGCCGCTGATAGAGCTCCCCGGTTCCTCCCTGACCTAGGAAGTGCTGCCTCTGGCCCAGGACGAGGTCAGAGCTGTGGTGCTTGGGGTGCTGCTCCGGACTTCGGTGGCCCACGTTCCTTCCATATTTTTCGGGACTAAGGCCCCGCATGACCCGACTATGGTCAGGCACAGATATAGAGCCACAGCGGGGCCGGCAGAGCTGAGGGAGGGTGTATGGGTACTCCAGGCTTGTACTCCGATGGCGCCCAGCTGGGTGCTCAGGACTGGACACCTCCCTGTCTCCTCCAATTACACCTCCTATTCCACTGATGCTGCTACACCTGGGTTTATGTAGAAGCTCAGGGCTTCCTTTTTCCCCACCACTGCCAACCCCACCCACTCCTGCAGCCAGGTGAGGCTGTTTATGGTGAGGGTGATCAGAGCTGTCAGCACTCCCTGCACTGGAAGTGCTGCTTCCATCCCCTACGTCTCTCATTAGCAACCCCTGGCCAGGCACTAGCAGCAAGCTATTCTGGCTGTCTATGGAGTTACGGCAGCCTCCCATTCCCACACTGCCTCCACCTCCACTTCCCCCAATGCCACCTCCACCACCTACTACCCCCTTTTCTTCATCCAGTAGAAGACAGAGCTCCTTCAGCTCCAGGTTCTCCCGGATTACCTCTTCTTGTCGAAGCTCTAGCTCCTTGAGTTTCTGGAGGTAGAGGGTCACCTCTTTACGCATTATGCTGGCACTGTAACGTCCGAGACGCTGCCACTCTCTGGACACACGCTTTCCTTTTTGACGATCATCATCTAAGAAGCAGCACAAGTCCCGCAGCTCACGAT
This window contains:
- the ccdc85al gene encoding coiled-coil domain containing 85A, like; this translates as MEKATPPPQPQLQLSIAKTESPAEDISGLTDEELLKWTKEDLVRRLRRSEADKMSVILDHGNLIREVNRSLQLHLNEIRGLKDINQKLQEDNRELRDLCCFLDDDRQKGKRVSREWQRLGRYSASIMRKEVTLYLQKLKELELRQEEVIRENLELKELCLLLDEEKGVVGGGGGIGGSGGGGSVGMGGCRNSIDSQNSLLLVPGQGLLMRDVGDGSSTSSAGSADSSDHPHHKQPHLAAGVGGVGSGGEKGSPELLHKPRCSSISGIGGVIGGDREVSSPEHPAGRHRSTSLEYPYTLPQLCRPRCGSISVPDHSRVMRGLSPEKYGRNVGHRSPEQHPKHHSSDLVLGQRQHFLGQGGTGELYQRHNRSSISSTGCGSPEPRQAHLGTGEHHEKGCFIQGGSPETHRHQYSMSPDHVKFGSPVREGQRRPAGDELSPHHRSIYNGMNALISAGCCTNNCRNVKLWDSFDASS